Proteins encoded within one genomic window of Micromonospora halotolerans:
- a CDS encoding DeoR/GlpR family DNA-binding transcription regulator, with product MLARQRQAVILERVRAAGGVRVTELATEFGVSDMTIRRDLETLHDQGLLAKVHGGATLAGPGSTDEPGFHAKSVRQSVEKAAIAGRAAQLVRPGAAIALSAGTTTAELARRLTDVPGLTVVTNSLPVAEILHVGGRPDQTVVLTGGVRTPSDALVGPLAVAAIGALHLDLLFLGVHGISERAGFTTPNLMEADTDRALVAAADRLVVLADHTKWGTVGISSIVGLDAADVLVTDERLGPDARRVLEDRVGELVIVPGPEGAE from the coding sequence GTGCTGGCGCGACAGCGGCAGGCGGTCATCCTGGAACGGGTCCGCGCCGCCGGTGGCGTCCGGGTCACCGAGCTGGCCACCGAATTCGGCGTCTCCGACATGACCATCCGGCGCGACCTGGAGACGCTGCACGACCAGGGCCTGCTCGCCAAGGTGCACGGCGGCGCGACACTGGCCGGGCCCGGCTCGACCGACGAGCCCGGCTTCCACGCCAAGTCGGTCCGCCAGTCCGTCGAGAAGGCGGCCATCGCCGGCCGGGCCGCGCAGCTGGTCCGCCCCGGCGCCGCGATCGCGCTCTCCGCCGGCACCACCACCGCCGAGCTGGCCCGCCGCCTGACCGATGTGCCGGGCCTCACCGTGGTGACGAACTCCCTGCCGGTGGCCGAGATCCTGCACGTCGGCGGCCGGCCGGACCAGACCGTGGTGCTCACCGGCGGGGTGCGCACCCCCTCGGACGCGCTGGTCGGCCCGCTGGCCGTGGCCGCGATCGGCGCGCTCCACCTGGACCTGCTCTTCCTCGGCGTGCACGGCATCAGCGAGCGGGCCGGGTTCACCACCCCCAACCTCATGGAGGCGGACACGGACCGGGCCCTGGTGGCGGCCGCCGACCGGCTGGTGGTGCTCGCCGACCACACCAAGTGGGGCACGGTCGGCATCTCGTCGATCGTCGGCTTGGACGCGGCGGACGTGCTGGTCACCGACGAACGGTTGGGGCCGGATGCGCGACGGGTACTCGAGGACAGGGTTGGCGAACTGGTGATCGTGCCGGGCCCGGAGGGGGCGGAGTGA
- the cysC gene encoding adenylyl-sulfate kinase — MSNGWVLPEDVLRDAPAYAPRPGELADLGLLLTGAYAPLTGFMTRADLASLSRRGRLADGTPWPVPVTLQVPAALADGLALDDPLRRALVLTDGEGAPVAAMDVTDVWPVRDGTAGVGGPVRRLGDGGHGPFQRLRRSPEEVRGLLPPGRVLGVFADRPLHRPQLAQIAHAARTLGAHLLVLIPVGEDATGGLPAEALVRSVFAARDRMPPATLVAVPLARRRDEISDALLRARVAAAYGVTHLLSTEGMLSGAGLRVLVPRELAYDSRDGQWRWREDIPPRNRKLALSQEEIDDLLDRGFPLPEWHTPPAVAKELARARPPRRHRGLVIFLTGLSGSGKSTIARGLADHLREGGDRTITLLDGDIVRRELSAGLGFSKADRDLNVRRIGWVAAEIARHRGVGICCPIAPYAAARATAREMAHAAGAGFLLVHVATPLEVCEQRDRKGLYARARAGLITGMTGIDDPYEEPTDADLVVDTTDMTVEEAVQRVMEHLTETGWVEPRLQPA; from the coding sequence ATGAGCAACGGGTGGGTGCTGCCCGAGGACGTTCTGCGGGATGCGCCGGCGTACGCGCCAAGGCCCGGTGAGCTGGCCGATCTCGGATTGCTGCTGACCGGGGCGTACGCCCCGCTGACCGGCTTCATGACCCGGGCCGACCTGGCCTCGCTGAGCCGGCGCGGCCGGCTCGCCGACGGCACGCCGTGGCCGGTGCCGGTGACGCTGCAGGTGCCGGCCGCGCTCGCCGACGGGCTGGCGCTGGACGACCCGCTGCGCCGGGCGCTGGTGCTGACCGACGGCGAGGGCGCCCCGGTGGCCGCGATGGACGTCACCGACGTCTGGCCGGTCCGCGACGGCACGGCCGGCGTGGGTGGCCCGGTGCGCCGGTTGGGCGACGGCGGTCACGGCCCCTTCCAGCGGCTGCGGCGCAGCCCGGAGGAGGTGCGGGGGCTGCTGCCCCCGGGGCGGGTGCTCGGCGTGTTCGCCGACCGTCCGCTGCACCGGCCGCAGCTCGCGCAGATCGCGCACGCCGCGCGGACGCTCGGCGCGCACCTGCTGGTGCTGATCCCGGTGGGTGAGGACGCGACCGGCGGGCTGCCGGCCGAGGCGCTGGTACGCAGCGTGTTCGCCGCGCGGGACCGGATGCCCCCGGCCACCCTCGTGGCGGTGCCGCTGGCGAGGCGGCGCGACGAGATCAGTGACGCGCTGCTCCGGGCCCGGGTCGCCGCCGCCTACGGGGTCACCCACCTGCTCTCCACCGAGGGCATGCTCTCCGGGGCGGGCCTGCGCGTGCTGGTGCCCCGCGAGCTGGCCTACGACAGCCGCGACGGGCAGTGGCGGTGGCGGGAGGACATCCCGCCCCGCAACCGGAAGCTGGCGCTCAGCCAGGAGGAGATCGACGACCTGCTGGACCGGGGCTTCCCGCTGCCCGAGTGGCACACCCCGCCGGCGGTGGCCAAGGAGCTGGCCCGGGCCCGCCCGCCGCGCCGGCACCGCGGTCTGGTGATCTTCCTGACCGGTCTCTCCGGCTCCGGCAAGTCGACAATCGCCCGTGGCCTGGCCGACCATCTGCGCGAGGGCGGCGACCGCACCATCACCCTGCTCGACGGGGACATCGTGCGCCGGGAGCTCTCGGCGGGGCTGGGCTTCAGCAAGGCGGACCGGGATCTCAACGTGCGCCGGATCGGCTGGGTGGCCGCCGAGATCGCCCGGCACCGGGGTGTGGGCATCTGCTGCCCGATCGCCCCGTACGCGGCCGCCCGGGCCACCGCCCGGGAGATGGCGCACGCCGCCGGGGCCGGCTTCCTGCTGGTGCACGTGGCCACCCCGCTGGAGGTCTGCGAGCAGCGCGACCGCAAGGGCCTGTACGCGCGGGCCCGGGCCGGCCTGATCACCGGGATGACCGGGATCGACGACCCGTACGAGGAGCCGACCGACGCCGACCTGGTGGTGGACACCACCGACATGACCGTCGAGGAGGCGGTCCAGCGGGTCATGGAGCACCTCACCGAGACCGGTTGGGTGGAGCCCCGCCTCCAGCCGGCCTGA
- a CDS encoding ABC transporter ATP-binding protein, whose protein sequence is MTLLATESLTKTYGGRVTALADLTVSVEPGIIGLVGANGAGKSTLIKILLGLLAPTSGRVSVLGLDPTTDPAAVRARVGYMPEHDALPPDLSAAELVTHLGRISGLPRTVARERASEALRHVGLHEERHRAVGGYSTGMKQRVKLAQALVHDPDLLLLDEPTNGLDPAGRDAMLNLIHRIGTEFGISVVVCSHLLGEVERICDTLVAIDGGKLLRADRISAMTSAIDVLAVEVSEGTDDLAARLAALDLPVSREGRLLLVPLADDATYDQIIGAVAELDLPLHRLDQRRHRVAELFATREPSHV, encoded by the coding sequence GTGACACTGCTCGCGACCGAGTCGCTGACCAAGACGTACGGAGGCCGGGTCACCGCGTTGGCCGACCTCACCGTGTCGGTCGAGCCGGGGATCATCGGGCTGGTGGGCGCCAACGGCGCCGGCAAGTCCACCCTGATCAAGATCCTCCTGGGCCTGCTCGCCCCGACCAGCGGTCGGGTCTCCGTGCTCGGCCTCGACCCGACCACCGACCCGGCGGCCGTCCGCGCCCGGGTCGGCTACATGCCCGAGCACGACGCCCTCCCGCCCGACCTGTCCGCCGCCGAGCTGGTCACCCACCTCGGCCGGATCAGCGGGCTGCCCCGCACGGTCGCTCGGGAGCGGGCCTCCGAGGCGCTGCGCCACGTCGGCCTGCACGAGGAGCGGCACCGGGCCGTCGGTGGCTACTCCACCGGCATGAAGCAGCGGGTGAAACTCGCCCAGGCCCTGGTGCACGACCCGGACCTGCTGCTGCTCGACGAGCCGACGAACGGTCTCGACCCGGCCGGCCGGGACGCCATGCTCAACCTGATCCACCGGATCGGCACCGAGTTCGGCATCTCGGTGGTGGTCTGCTCGCACCTGCTCGGTGAGGTCGAGCGGATCTGCGACACCCTGGTCGCCATCGACGGCGGCAAGCTGCTGCGCGCCGATCGGATCTCCGCGATGACCTCCGCCATCGACGTGCTCGCCGTCGAGGTGAGCGAGGGTACGGACGACCTGGCGGCCCGGCTCGCCGCGCTCGACCTGCCGGTGTCCCGGGAGGGGCGGCTGCTTCTCGTCCCGCTCGCCGACGACGCCACCTACGACCAGATCATCGGCGCGGTCGCCGAGCTGGACCTGCCGCTGCACCGGCTCGACCAGCGGCGGCACCGGGTGGCCGAACTCTTCGCCACGAGGGAGCCCAGCCATGTCTGA
- a CDS encoding ABC transporter permease, translating to MSEPTGVIHDIGYQRYTGPRLGRRHVFGALYLHGVRTAFGLGRSAKAKIFPWLVMGIVLIVAAGLTAVRTQTGQVVMTYAQFADAMSWLVIFFVAVVGPELVSRDLHSGVLPLYFSRPLPRGDYALAKLGSLGTALWLLLGAPQLVMFLGAAFTTDDGMHGVWNELLDLLPGLLYAALWAVVFASVGLLIASLTGKRAFAAGGIVAVFLMTAPIVGILSIMPSRTVNELAMLGSPTALVHAVGQYTLGDLLVPGGQTEDQIGGFGPVYVAVAALLVAGCVALLLLRYRKVAAR from the coding sequence ATGTCTGAGCCGACCGGCGTCATCCACGACATCGGCTATCAGCGCTACACCGGCCCGCGGCTCGGCCGCCGGCACGTCTTCGGCGCGCTCTACCTGCACGGCGTGCGCACCGCCTTCGGCCTGGGCCGGTCCGCCAAGGCGAAGATCTTCCCCTGGCTGGTGATGGGCATCGTGCTGATCGTCGCCGCCGGGCTGACCGCGGTACGCACCCAGACCGGCCAGGTCGTCATGACGTACGCCCAGTTCGCCGACGCGATGAGCTGGCTGGTCATCTTCTTCGTCGCGGTGGTCGGGCCGGAGCTGGTCTCCCGCGACCTGCACAGCGGCGTGCTGCCGCTCTACTTCTCCCGCCCGCTGCCGCGCGGCGACTACGCGCTGGCCAAGCTCGGGTCGCTGGGCACCGCGCTCTGGCTGCTGCTCGGGGCGCCGCAGCTGGTGATGTTCCTGGGTGCCGCGTTCACCACCGACGACGGCATGCACGGGGTCTGGAACGAGCTGCTCGACCTGCTGCCCGGCCTGCTCTACGCGGCGCTCTGGGCGGTGGTCTTCGCCTCGGTCGGGCTGCTCATCGCCTCGCTCACCGGCAAGCGGGCCTTCGCGGCCGGCGGCATCGTGGCGGTGTTCCTGATGACCGCCCCGATCGTCGGCATCCTGTCGATCATGCCGTCCCGCACGGTCAACGAGTTGGCGATGCTCGGCTCGCCCACCGCCCTGGTCCATGCTGTTGGCCAGTACACCCTCGGCGACCTGCTGGTACCCGGCGGGCAGACGGAGGACCAGATCGGCGGCTTCGGGCCGGTCTACGTGGCCGTCGCCGCGCTGCTGGTGGCCGGCTGCGTCGCCCTGCTGTTGCTGCGATACCGGAAGGTGGCCGCCCGATGA
- a CDS encoding ABC transporter ATP-binding protein, with amino-acid sequence MTTISAEPAAPATPASTLDLAGVSRWYGNVVAVNDVTMRLGPGVTGLLGPNGAGKTTLLHMMAGFLSPSRGEVTLDGMPTWRHPDVYRRLGLVSEREAVHTFLSAYEFVLASAKLHRLPDPEAAARRAIALVEMESAQDRKIGTYSKGMRQRTRVAAALVHDPQVLLLDEPFNGMDPRQRLHMMALLHRLGDAGRTILFSSHILEEVEQVSGTVQVMVAGRLAASGDYRTIRRLMTNRPHVFRVRSTDDRALAVALIAEESVTGVELGRDGLTVRAGDYGAFTRALPKIALARHLRVRSLTPEDESLESVFSYLVGS; translated from the coding sequence ATGACCACGATCAGCGCGGAGCCGGCGGCCCCGGCCACCCCCGCCTCCACCCTCGACCTGGCCGGCGTCTCCCGCTGGTACGGCAACGTGGTGGCGGTCAACGACGTCACCATGCGGCTGGGCCCGGGCGTGACCGGCCTGCTCGGCCCGAACGGCGCCGGCAAGACCACCCTGCTGCACATGATGGCCGGCTTCCTCTCCCCGTCCCGGGGCGAGGTCACCCTCGACGGCATGCCGACCTGGCGCCACCCCGACGTCTACCGGCGGCTGGGCCTGGTCAGCGAGCGGGAGGCCGTGCACACCTTCCTCAGCGCGTACGAGTTCGTGCTGGCCAGCGCCAAGCTGCACCGGCTGCCCGACCCGGAGGCGGCGGCCCGCCGGGCCATCGCCCTGGTGGAGATGGAGTCGGCGCAGGACCGCAAGATCGGCACCTACTCGAAGGGCATGCGGCAGCGCACCCGGGTGGCCGCCGCCCTGGTGCACGACCCGCAGGTGCTGCTGCTCGACGAGCCGTTCAACGGGATGGACCCGCGGCAGCGGCTGCACATGATGGCCCTGCTGCACCGGCTCGGCGACGCCGGCCGGACCATCCTGTTCAGCTCCCACATCCTGGAGGAGGTCGAGCAGGTCTCCGGCACCGTGCAGGTGATGGTCGCCGGCCGGCTGGCCGCCTCCGGCGACTACCGCACGATCCGCCGGCTGATGACCAACCGGCCGCACGTCTTCCGGGTCCGCTCCACCGACGACCGGGCCCTCGCCGTCGCGTTGATCGCCGAGGAGTCGGTGACCGGGGTGGAACTGGGCCGGGACGGGCTGACCGTGCGGGCCGGCGACTACGGCGCCTTCACCCGCGCGCTGCCGAAGATCGCGCTGGCCCGGCACCTCCGGGTCCGGTCGCTGACGCCCGAGGACGAATCGCTGGAGAGCGTCTTCTCCTACCTGGTGGGGAGCTGA
- a CDS encoding ABC transporter permease subunit, giving the protein MSTVSWITARGLFGRRRFLLLLPLPVLLLVLAILSRSLGVDPGEWGPAVLVGLGLAVVLPVVALIVGTGVLGAEIDDGTVVHILTKPLPRWQIVLPKLAVGAGVTAVTVAVPLYVAGVLADSVRLGLALAAAASIGALAYCAFFVALSLLTRRPVLLGLVYVLIWEGLLGNFVSGTKVLSIQQYVIAIADRIAPTELLATDVSVPVASVMSALIAVGFTALAIDRLRSFSVAGETS; this is encoded by the coding sequence ATGTCGACCGTTTCCTGGATCACCGCGCGCGGCCTGTTCGGCCGGCGCCGGTTCCTGCTGCTGCTCCCGCTGCCCGTGCTGCTGCTGGTGCTGGCCATCCTCTCCCGCTCGCTGGGCGTCGACCCGGGCGAGTGGGGGCCGGCCGTGCTGGTCGGGCTCGGCCTGGCCGTCGTGCTGCCGGTGGTCGCGCTGATCGTCGGCACGGGCGTGCTCGGCGCGGAGATCGACGACGGCACGGTGGTGCACATCCTCACCAAGCCGCTGCCGCGCTGGCAGATCGTCCTGCCGAAGCTGGCCGTGGGCGCCGGCGTCACGGCGGTCACCGTCGCCGTGCCGCTCTACGTCGCGGGCGTGCTCGCCGACTCGGTACGCCTCGGCCTGGCGCTCGCCGCCGCCGCGTCGATCGGGGCGCTGGCGTACTGCGCGTTCTTCGTGGCGCTCAGCCTGCTCACCCGGCGGCCGGTCCTGCTCGGCCTCGTCTACGTGCTGATCTGGGAGGGGCTGCTCGGCAACTTCGTGAGCGGCACGAAGGTGCTCTCCATCCAGCAGTACGTGATCGCGATCGCCGACCGGATCGCGCCGACCGAACTGCTCGCCACGGACGTGTCGGTGCCGGTCGCCTCGGTGATGAGCGCGCTCATCGCGGTCGGCTTCACCGCCCTCGCGATCGACCGCCTCCGCTCGTTCAGCGTGGCCGGCGAAACCAGCTGA
- the valS gene encoding valine--tRNA ligase, with protein MTDTARTARAGVPERPTLDGIEETWARRWQEDGTYAFDRSKERSDVYAIDTPPPTVSGELHMGHVFSYTHTDTVARFQRMRGRTVFYPMGWDDNGLPTERRVQNVYGVRPDPALPYDPGWRPPTPPVSEAARKDPATISRRNFIELCEVLTAEDEKVFEALWRRLGLSVDWSLTYTTIGRVARATSQRAFLRNLARGEAYQAEAPTLWDVGFATAVAQAELEDRERPGAYHRLRFHGPGGREVLIDTTRPELLPACVALVCHPDDERYAGLVGSVVRSPIFGVEVPVRAHPLADPAKGTGIAMVCTFGDLADVTWWRELQLDTRVVIGRDGRLLPEPPAGVPAEPYAALAGQTVNGARRTIVELLADAGDLVGEPRPITHPVKFYERGDRPLEIVSTRQWYLRNGGRDLDLREELLARGRELRWVPEHMRHRYENWVSGLTGDWLVSRQRFFGVPVPVWYRLDDAGEPDWSQPLIPDESVLPVDPSSDAPPGFEEAQRGVPGGFVGDPDVLDTWATSSLTPQIVGGWETDEDLFRRVFPMDLRPQGQEIIRTWLFDSVIRAHLEQGVLPWRDAVLSGWILDPDRKKMSKSKGNVVTPLDLLVQHGSDAVRYWAASGKPGMDLAFDPAQIKVGRRLATKLLNASKFALGLGAADALRAPATAPLDTAMLAELSGVVATATTAFDGYDHTAALIATEAFFWRFCDDYIELVKERAYGTGPGADSARAALATALSVQLRLFAPVLPFVTEEVWSWWRYGSVHRAPWPTTYEVGRAVQGPGDPELLRLAADALGQVRRAKSERKLSMKAEVPLAEALGPAALLDRLTLVADDVRAAGRIAKLDLLPDRTTELVIACAF; from the coding sequence ATGACCGATACGGCGAGGACGGCCCGCGCCGGCGTCCCCGAGCGTCCGACCCTGGACGGCATCGAGGAGACCTGGGCGCGCCGCTGGCAGGAGGACGGGACGTACGCGTTCGACCGCAGCAAGGAGCGGTCGGACGTCTACGCGATCGACACCCCGCCGCCGACCGTATCGGGCGAGCTGCACATGGGGCACGTCTTCTCCTACACGCACACCGACACGGTGGCCCGGTTCCAGCGGATGCGCGGCCGCACCGTCTTCTATCCGATGGGCTGGGACGACAACGGCCTGCCCACCGAGCGGCGGGTGCAGAATGTCTACGGGGTGCGTCCCGACCCGGCCCTGCCCTACGACCCGGGCTGGCGACCGCCGACCCCGCCGGTGAGCGAGGCGGCCCGGAAGGACCCGGCGACGATCTCCCGGCGCAACTTCATCGAGCTGTGCGAGGTCCTCACCGCGGAGGACGAGAAGGTCTTCGAGGCGCTGTGGCGGCGGCTCGGGCTGTCGGTGGACTGGTCGCTGACCTACACGACGATCGGGCGGGTGGCCCGGGCGACCAGCCAGCGGGCGTTCCTGCGCAACCTGGCCCGGGGCGAGGCCTACCAGGCCGAGGCGCCGACGCTCTGGGACGTCGGCTTCGCCACCGCGGTGGCCCAGGCCGAGCTGGAGGACCGGGAGCGGCCCGGCGCCTACCACCGGCTGCGCTTCCACGGGCCGGGCGGGCGCGAGGTGCTGATCGACACCACCCGGCCGGAGCTGCTGCCGGCCTGCGTGGCGCTGGTCTGCCACCCGGACGACGAGCGCTACGCGGGCCTGGTGGGCAGCGTTGTGCGTAGCCCGATCTTCGGGGTCGAGGTGCCGGTGCGCGCGCATCCGCTGGCCGACCCGGCCAAGGGCACCGGCATCGCGATGGTCTGCACCTTCGGCGACCTGGCCGACGTGACCTGGTGGCGGGAGCTCCAGCTGGACACGCGGGTGGTGATCGGCCGGGACGGGCGGCTGCTGCCGGAGCCGCCGGCGGGCGTGCCGGCCGAGCCCTACGCGGCGCTGGCGGGGCAGACCGTGAACGGCGCCCGGCGCACGATCGTCGAGCTGCTCGCCGACGCGGGTGACCTGGTGGGCGAACCGCGCCCGATCACCCACCCGGTGAAGTTCTACGAGCGCGGCGACCGGCCGTTGGAGATCGTCTCGACCCGGCAGTGGTACCTGCGCAACGGCGGCCGGGATCTCGACCTGCGTGAGGAGTTGCTGGCCCGCGGCCGCGAGCTGCGCTGGGTGCCGGAGCACATGCGGCACCGCTACGAGAACTGGGTGAGCGGCCTGACCGGTGACTGGCTGGTCAGTCGGCAGCGCTTCTTCGGCGTGCCGGTGCCGGTGTGGTACCGGCTCGACGACGCTGGCGAGCCGGACTGGTCCCAGCCTCTCATACCGGACGAGTCGGTGCTCCCGGTCGACCCGTCCAGCGATGCGCCGCCGGGCTTCGAGGAGGCGCAGCGCGGGGTGCCGGGCGGCTTCGTCGGCGACCCGGACGTGCTGGACACCTGGGCCACGTCGTCGCTGACGCCGCAGATCGTCGGTGGCTGGGAGACCGACGAGGACCTGTTCCGGCGGGTCTTCCCCATGGACCTGCGCCCGCAGGGGCAGGAGATCATCCGGACCTGGCTCTTCGACTCGGTGATCCGGGCGCACCTGGAGCAGGGCGTGCTGCCCTGGCGGGACGCGGTGCTCTCCGGCTGGATCCTCGACCCCGACCGGAAGAAGATGTCCAAGTCCAAGGGGAACGTGGTCACCCCGTTGGACCTGCTGGTGCAGCACGGTTCGGACGCGGTCCGCTACTGGGCGGCCAGCGGCAAGCCCGGCATGGACCTGGCCTTCGACCCGGCGCAGATCAAGGTGGGGCGCCGGCTCGCCACGAAGCTGCTCAACGCGTCGAAGTTCGCCCTCGGGCTGGGCGCCGCGGACGCGCTGCGGGCCCCGGCGACCGCGCCGCTGGACACCGCCATGCTCGCCGAACTGTCCGGCGTGGTCGCCACCGCGACCACCGCCTTCGACGGGTACGACCACACGGCCGCGCTGATCGCCACGGAGGCGTTCTTCTGGCGGTTCTGCGACGACTACATCGAGCTGGTGAAGGAGCGCGCCTACGGCACCGGCCCGGGGGCGGACTCGGCCCGGGCGGCGCTGGCCACCGCGCTCTCGGTGCAGTTGCGGCTGTTCGCCCCGGTGCTGCCCTTCGTCACCGAGGAGGTCTGGTCGTGGTGGCGCTACGGGTCGGTGCACCGGGCACCCTGGCCGACCACCTACGAGGTGGGCCGGGCGGTCCAGGGGCCGGGTGACCCCGAGCTGCTGCGGCTGGCCGCCGACGCGCTGGGCCAGGTGCGCCGGGCCAAGTCGGAACGGAAGCTGTCGATGAAGGCGGAGGTGCCGCTGGCCGAGGCGCTCGGGCCGGCCGCCCTGCTCGACCGGCTCACCCTGGTGGCCGACGACGTCCGGGCGGCGGGGCGGATCGCCAAGCTCGACCTGCTCCCCGACCGCACCACCGAACTCGTCATCGCCTGCGCGTTCTGA
- a CDS encoding ABC transporter ATP-binding protein gives MSRWRGRATDPDADRSRAEDSSPEAMARLRARSRALLRDLLRPHRARLGLAVSLLLAQNAAAMAGPYLVMLGIDRGIGPLRAGDSGPLVAVAAAFVVATATEYATRRAFLALAARIGQAVLLDLRKRVYGHFLHLDVGFHERYTSGRMVSRLTSDLDSIAELVDGGIDKLVMAALSVLSVAGILLWLDLPLAAVTLLAFPFLFGLSRWFARASAGAYRRTREAVALVIVHFVESLRGIRAVQAYRREPRNQRIFAAVNDDYRQASLRAFRLIAVYSPGIRLIGNLTAAAVLGYGGWRVLGGRTEVGVLAAFLLYLRRFFEPMEELSQFYNALQSATAALEKLAGVLDERPAVAEPERPVPLPAGPGRGAVVFRHVHFGYRADAPILSGLELTVPAGQTVALIGPTGAGKSTVAKLLARFHDPASGTVSLDGVDLRNLADAELRRAVVLVTQENHLFSGSVAENIRLGRPDADDAIVEAAARAIGAHDFIAALPDGYATDVHRRGGRLSAGQRQLVAFARAFLADPRVLILDEATSSLDVPTERLVQRALRSVLRDRTALVIAHRLSTVEIADRVLVLDGGRIVEDGSPAELAAAGGRYAALHRQWRDSLI, from the coding sequence CTGTCCCGGTGGCGCGGGCGGGCCACCGACCCCGACGCGGACCGCAGCCGGGCCGAGGACTCGTCGCCGGAGGCGATGGCCCGGCTCCGGGCCCGCAGCCGGGCCCTGCTCCGCGACCTGCTCCGCCCGCACCGGGCCCGACTCGGCCTCGCGGTGTCCCTGCTGCTGGCCCAGAACGCCGCCGCGATGGCCGGCCCGTACCTCGTGATGCTCGGCATCGACCGGGGCATCGGGCCGCTGCGGGCCGGCGACTCCGGCCCACTGGTCGCCGTCGCCGCCGCGTTCGTCGTCGCCACCGCCACCGAGTACGCGACCCGGCGCGCCTTCCTCGCCCTCGCCGCCCGGATCGGCCAGGCCGTCCTGCTCGACCTTCGCAAACGGGTGTACGGCCACTTCCTCCACCTCGACGTCGGCTTCCACGAGCGCTACACCTCGGGCCGGATGGTGTCCCGGCTGACCAGCGACCTGGACTCGATCGCCGAACTGGTCGACGGCGGGATCGACAAGCTGGTGATGGCCGCGCTGTCGGTGCTGTCGGTGGCGGGCATCCTGCTCTGGCTGGACCTGCCGCTGGCCGCGGTCACCCTGCTCGCGTTCCCGTTCCTGTTCGGGCTGTCCCGGTGGTTCGCCCGCGCGTCCGCCGGGGCGTACCGGCGAACCCGGGAGGCGGTGGCGCTGGTCATCGTGCACTTCGTCGAGTCGCTGCGCGGGATCCGGGCGGTGCAGGCCTACCGGCGGGAGCCCCGCAACCAGCGCATCTTCGCGGCGGTCAACGACGACTACCGGCAGGCCAGCCTCCGCGCGTTCCGGCTCATCGCGGTCTACTCGCCGGGCATCCGGCTGATCGGCAACCTGACCGCCGCGGCGGTGCTCGGCTACGGCGGCTGGCGGGTGCTGGGCGGGCGGACCGAGGTCGGGGTGCTCGCCGCGTTCCTTCTCTACCTGCGCCGGTTCTTCGAGCCGATGGAGGAGCTGAGCCAGTTCTACAACGCGTTGCAGTCGGCCACCGCCGCGCTGGAGAAGCTGGCCGGGGTGCTCGACGAGCGGCCGGCCGTGGCCGAGCCGGAGCGGCCGGTGCCGCTGCCCGCCGGCCCGGGACGCGGGGCGGTGGTGTTCCGCCACGTCCACTTCGGCTACCGGGCCGACGCGCCGATCCTGTCCGGGCTGGAGCTGACCGTGCCGGCCGGGCAGACCGTCGCGCTGATCGGGCCGACCGGCGCCGGCAAGTCCACCGTCGCGAAGCTGCTGGCGCGGTTCCACGACCCGGCGTCCGGTACCGTCAGCCTGGACGGGGTGGACCTGCGGAACCTCGCCGACGCCGAGCTGCGCCGGGCCGTGGTGCTGGTCACCCAGGAGAACCACCTGTTCAGCGGCTCGGTCGCCGAGAACATCCGGCTCGGCCGCCCGGACGCCGACGACGCGATCGTGGAGGCCGCCGCCCGGGCCATCGGCGCGCACGACTTCATCGCCGCGCTCCCCGACGGGTACGCCACCGACGTGCACCGGCGCGGCGGCCGGCTCTCCGCCGGGCAGCGACAGCTCGTCGCGTTCGCCCGGGCGTTCCTGGCCGACCCCCGGGTGCTGATCCTCGACGAAGCCACCTCGTCGCTGGACGTGCCGACCGAGCGCCTGGTGCAGCGGGCGCTGCGCAGCGTCCTGCGGGACCGCACCGCGCTGGTGATCGCGCACCGCCTCTCGACCGTGGAGATCGCCGACCGGGTGCTGGTCCTCGACGGCGGGCGGATCGTGGAGGACGGGTCCCCGGCCGAACTGGCGGCCGCCGGCGGCCGGTACGCCGCCCTGCACCGCCAGTGGCGCGACTCCCTGATCTGA